In Fusarium falciforme chromosome 9, complete sequence, the following are encoded in one genomic region:
- a CDS encoding HET domain-containing protein yields MANFVFTPRPFYPSLSSQGQEIRLLHLQPGTGDDAIECDLSVASLESDPAYEALSYQWGRAPTDVSVDGHKVTIPLSLEHALKRLRLADRERILWADAICINQSDVAERNAQVALMADIYRKCTMCLIWLGSTSREFDNPDDRFGGDLPQLLAALATKHHRDQPDAPPIGLMLGFTRIPLMQFNDAGWWRRIWVVQEVVLAPRSTVICGTLEMDFSALTKAAEFVDEHDLGSVWTLGTHVTDDLCHCMDSMKNTFIWAHLLEMRDRVFRLLQVDRRPPEAVISSSPVVSDALADAKPNGVIDVMLAVRDRDCTDPRDKIFGILSLVQDWGSWSPIQADYSNDMENLFGNFAKRMVLGESGPKTLLLSQGIRSELGVMARLPSWVPDWSQKGSGYDAYLWYLETQQPPTPGGQLASILGSTLVLGRGLSRGTITEVTTTGVPLHKSYGQAISIENFKRFTGMLSSWSEFAGMKNEMSLLGILRRHAREDEQPDETEAAGDSGSYARLMQDMERCADDYDFMPDVQELFAFVAHHRRALRRMEPDEEVFYRTLVCDTFPLHLRQPQYHQEALCILRMLVTFYTLIGDPDRFLTRVHSVMLDKMSETLELVNFTDKRLFRAGDQMLGIAPKDAQVGDEVFSFEGVETAFILRSVGTQIVDGKGEQACYKLVGHCYVDRLTKETQWQGAKEVYIQ; encoded by the coding sequence ATGGCGAACTTTGTGTTTACTCCTCGACCATTCTATCCGTCACTGTcgtctcaaggccaagagattCGCCTGTTGCACCTGCAGCCTGGCACTGGCGACGATGCAATCGAGTGCGATCTTAGTGTCGCCTCCCTGGAGTCCGACCCTGCATATGAAGCGCTCTCCTACCAGTGGGGCAGAGCTCCGACTGATGTGTCTGTAGATGGGCACAAGGTCACTATCCCACTGAGCCTTGAGCACGCGCTAAAGAGGCTGCGACTCGCCGATCGCGAACGAATTCTCTGGGCGGACGCGATATGCATCAACCAATCCGATGTCGCGGAGCGCAACGCGCAGGTCGCCCTCATGGCCGATATCTACCGTAAGTGCACCATGTGTCTGATCTGGCTCGGCTCGACGAGCCGAGAGTTTGACAACCCGGACGACCGGTTCGGGGGGGACCTGCCGCAGCTGCTCGCGGCCCTAGCGACCAAGCACCACCGTGACCAGCCCGACGCGCCGCCCATCGGCCTCATGCTCGGCTTCACGCGGATTCCTCTCATGCAGTTCAACGACGCgggatggtggaggaggatctgGGTCGTCCAGGAGGTGGTGCTCGCGCCCCGGTCCACCGTCATCTGTGGCACCCTCGAAATGGACTTCTCCGCCCTGACCAAGGCCGCCGAGTTCGTTGACGAGCACGACCTCGGCTCCGTCTGGACCCTCGGCACCCACGTCACCGACGACCTCTGTCACTGTATGGATAGCATGAAGAACACCTTCATTTGGGCACACCTGCTGGAGATGAGGGACCGCGTTTTCCGGCTGCTACAGGTGGACCGTCGCCCCCCCGAGGCTGTCATTAGCAGTAGTCCGGTTGTCTCGGATGCGCTGGCAGATGCAAAGCCCAATGGCGTCATCGACGTCATGCTTGCTGTCAGAGATCGGGACTGTACCGACCCGCGAGACAAGATCTTCGGCATCCTATCTCTGGTCCAGGACTGGGGGAGCTGGTCCCCTATCCAGGCCGACTATTCGAATGACATGGAGAATCTGTTCGGTAACTTCGCCAAGAGAATGGTTCTGGGTGAATCTGGCCCCAAGACACTGCTGCTTTCTCAAGGGATTCGATCCGAGCTTGGCGTCATGGCACGCTTGCCTAGCTGGGTGCCTGACTGGTCACAGAAGGGTAGCGGATACGATGCTTACCTCTGGTATCTCGAGACGCAACAGCCTCCGACTCCAGGTGGTCAGCTCGCGTCCATTCTTGGCTCCACACTGGTCTTGGGGCGCGGCCTGTCCAGAGGAACGATCACCGAGGTGACAACCACAGGAGTTCCGCTTCACAAGAGCTACGGCCAAGCAATATCGATTGAGAACTTCAAGAGATTCACCGGCATGCTCAGCAGCTGGAGCGAGTTCGCCGGCATGAAAAATGAGATGTCTCTCCTGGGTATTCTGCGCCGGCACGCCCGCGAGGACGAGCAGCCAGACGAGACCGAGGCAGCAGGGGACAGCGGAAGCTACGCGCGCCTCATGCAGGACATGGAGCGGTGCGCAGATGACTACGACTTTATGCCCGACGTGCAAGAGCTCTTCGCTTTCGTCGCGCACCACCGTCGCGCCCTGCGGCGCATGGAGCCGGACGAGGAGGTCTTCTACCGCACACTGGTCTGTGACACCTTCCCGCTGCACCTGCGGCAGCCCCAATACCACCAAGAGGCCCTCTGCATCCTCAGGATGCTGGTCACCTTCTACACCTTGATTGGGGACCCGGATCGCTTTTTGACGCGGGTACACAGCGTGATGCTAGACAAGATGAGCGAGACGCTAGAGCTAGTCAACTTTACCGACAAGAGGCTATTCAGGGCGGGAGACCAGATGCTTGGCATAGCGCCCAAGGACGCACAGGTAGGGGATGAGGTCTTCTCCTTCGAGGGCGTCGAGACCGCATTCATTCTGAGGTCGGTGGGGACGCAAATAGTCGATGGGAAAGGGGAGCAGGCCTGCTACAAGCTTGTTGGACACTGCTATGTTGATCGACTCACAAAGGAGACGCAGTGGCAAGGAGCTAAAGAGGTATACATACAATAG